A single region of the Gracilibacillus caseinilyticus genome encodes:
- a CDS encoding hybrid sensor histidine kinase/response regulator: MLPKSSIVFFKVCSILLAFTFLLITFRLVWIHYHKDTNQPIIENGVLDLREWTLTNKDTIALNGEWAFYPETFVNKETNVDLIEKGFIDVPSDWSTELNSNHPISPGYGYGSYHLKILLPDTDHHFYGLRMNNIHTAATIRINGKTIASINNPVTTQQEPATFRGPLTTRFYIEENTKELNIVIQASNYEIPFFGGINRSILFGTEKAVTSQTNMLEFLQLAVIVILLLHAFYAFALFFLGKGASQKELMYFGIMLLLMAFGNVIDDEVFLQLPFDTEFSFRLLMFIFIATLYVLIYFIHHLYKTNAWFIKVLSASNIILSALTLFLFPFEHFVILVMILYIYYFISISFMFITTFRHILNGDRNAIFILLFICSYTSNIIWGAAIQTGQIEFPFYPFDFFISIVLIAILLFRRHIALVQLSEKQTAKLMAEDKKKDQFLANTSHEIRNPLHGMINIAQSIINKHIKTLDKETTNNLHLLVRIGHQLTFTLNDLLDITRLKERQIHLQKTPIQLHQVTTVVLEMIQFMSDNKSIKMKNEIPTNFPPILADENRIIRILFNLVHNAVKFTNSGQITVRAKENNHYAMISVQDTGIGISQQELDRIFVPYEKLSKEEVDSGGIGLGLNICRQLVELHGGTIHVESEVAKGTSFTFSLPLAELSEEELPHLETNSLLKDIKPLATKSGQKSGPNSYLAKLFIIDDDPINLKVIRNLLEHDYDIVSTTDPQQAIDLIDASSWDLIITDVMMPHISGYELTKQLRKKYTISELPVLLLTARNQPEDIYAGFQSGANDYIAKPVDALELQARVKALTELKQSIAKQLQIEAAWLQAQIKPHFIFNTLNTIASLSQIDTEKMTILLHEFGTYLYKSFDIKNTLPLVPLEDELALVESYLYINKQRFQDKIRIEWEIEETTDIQIPPLSIQTLVENAIKHGILKKNTGGMIRIEGINVNHSYQIKVLDDGVGMPASTIRTILSQHGESHGIGLINTNKRFEKLFGKGISIQSKEGKGTEITLVIPLL; this comes from the coding sequence ATGTTACCGAAGTCATCAATAGTTTTCTTTAAAGTATGCAGTATCCTGTTAGCATTTACATTTCTCTTAATTACGTTTCGATTAGTCTGGATTCATTACCATAAAGATACAAATCAGCCAATAATCGAAAATGGTGTACTTGATCTGAGAGAATGGACATTAACAAACAAGGATACGATTGCTCTAAATGGGGAATGGGCTTTTTATCCCGAAACATTTGTAAATAAGGAAACCAACGTTGATCTAATAGAGAAAGGATTTATCGACGTTCCAAGTGATTGGAGCACAGAGTTAAACAGTAACCATCCCATCTCTCCTGGTTATGGATATGGAAGCTATCATTTAAAAATTCTTTTACCTGATACAGATCATCATTTTTACGGATTGCGCATGAACAATATACATACTGCTGCAACGATTAGGATAAATGGAAAAACAATTGCCAGTATAAATAATCCTGTAACAACACAACAAGAACCAGCTACCTTTCGTGGTCCCCTGACGACCCGATTTTACATAGAGGAGAATACCAAGGAATTAAATATTGTTATCCAAGCTTCTAACTACGAAATACCATTCTTCGGAGGAATTAACAGGTCCATCCTTTTTGGTACTGAAAAGGCAGTTACTAGCCAAACAAATATGTTAGAATTTTTACAGCTAGCGGTTATTGTTATCTTATTACTACATGCTTTTTATGCATTTGCATTATTTTTCCTAGGCAAAGGAGCATCACAAAAAGAATTAATGTACTTTGGCATCATGCTCTTACTAATGGCATTTGGAAACGTAATAGATGATGAAGTGTTCTTACAATTACCATTTGATACAGAGTTTTCGTTTCGCTTGCTCATGTTTATCTTTATTGCGACATTATATGTTCTCATTTATTTTATTCATCATTTGTACAAAACCAATGCATGGTTCATAAAAGTTTTATCCGCTAGTAACATTATTTTATCAGCCTTGACATTATTCCTTTTCCCATTCGAACATTTTGTGATACTAGTAATGATTCTATACATCTATTATTTCATTTCGATATCCTTTATGTTTATTACTACATTTAGACACATCCTTAATGGCGATCGAAATGCTATCTTTATTTTATTATTTATCTGCAGCTATACGTCCAACATTATTTGGGGCGCTGCCATTCAGACAGGACAAATTGAGTTTCCATTTTATCCATTTGATTTCTTTATCTCGATTGTTTTAATTGCCATTCTATTATTTAGAAGGCATATTGCGTTAGTGCAACTTTCTGAAAAACAGACGGCCAAACTTATGGCGGAGGATAAGAAAAAAGATCAATTCTTAGCTAACACATCACATGAGATTCGTAATCCCCTGCACGGGATGATTAATATTGCTCAATCTATTATTAATAAACACATAAAAACACTGGATAAAGAGACAACCAATAATTTGCACTTGTTAGTCCGGATTGGGCATCAACTCACGTTTACTTTAAATGACCTATTAGATATTACACGATTAAAAGAAAGACAAATTCACTTACAAAAAACACCCATCCAATTACATCAGGTAACAACTGTTGTGTTGGAAATGATTCAGTTCATGTCAGATAATAAGTCTATTAAAATGAAAAATGAAATTCCTACTAATTTTCCACCAATACTGGCAGATGAAAATCGAATCATTCGAATACTGTTCAACCTTGTTCATAATGCAGTCAAATTCACGAATTCTGGTCAAATTACAGTGCGTGCAAAAGAGAACAATCATTATGCGATGATATCGGTTCAAGATACAGGGATTGGTATAAGTCAACAAGAATTGGATAGAATCTTTGTCCCATATGAAAAATTAAGCAAAGAAGAGGTTGATAGTGGTGGGATAGGACTTGGATTAAATATTTGCAGGCAATTAGTAGAACTTCATGGTGGAACGATACATGTGGAATCAGAAGTGGCAAAAGGAACCTCTTTTACTTTTAGCCTGCCATTAGCTGAGCTCTCTGAAGAGGAACTGCCACATCTTGAAACCAATTCCTTATTGAAGGACATCAAACCTTTAGCAACAAAATCAGGGCAGAAATCTGGTCCAAACAGTTATCTGGCCAAACTGTTTATCATTGACGATGATCCGATCAATCTCAAAGTGATTCGAAATTTACTGGAACATGACTATGATATTGTTAGTACAACAGACCCCCAACAAGCCATCGACCTTATTGATGCTAGCTCGTGGGATTTGATCATAACTGATGTCATGATGCCTCATATATCCGGTTACGAATTAACGAAACAACTTAGAAAAAAATATACGATTTCAGAGCTTCCTGTCTTACTTTTAACAGCCCGAAATCAGCCAGAAGATATATATGCTGGCTTTCAATCGGGTGCAAATGACTATATAGCCAAACCTGTAGATGCTTTAGAATTGCAGGCACGTGTCAAGGCACTCACCGAATTAAAGCAATCTATAGCAAAACAGTTACAAATCGAAGCAGCTTGGCTACAGGCTCAAATCAAACCACACTTTATTTTTAATACATTAAATACAATCGCTTCATTAAGTCAAATCGATACCGAGAAAATGACGATATTATTACATGAATTTGGAACCTATTTATATAAAAGCTTCGATATCAAGAATACATTACCGTTAGTACCTTTAGAAGACGAGTTAGCATTAGTCGAATCCTACTTGTATATTAATAAGCAACGATTCCAAGACAAAATACGGATTGAATGGGAGATAGAAGAGACAACAGACATCCAAATCCCCCCGCTATCGATCCAAACCTTAGTTGAAAATGCCATCAAACATGGCATACTTAAGAAAAATACAGGAGGTATGATCCGAATCGAAGGGATTAACGTGAATCATTCCTACCAAATAAAGGTCTTGGATGACGGGGTTGGCATGCCTGCATCAACAATCCGTACGATTCTCAGCCAACATGGAGAATCTCATGGAATTGGATTAATCAACACTAACAAAAGATTTGAAAAACTGTTTGGAAAAGGTATCTCCATCCAAAGTAAAGAGGGGAAAGGTACCGAAATAACTTTAGTTATACCACTATTATAA
- a CDS encoding response regulator produces MNVILFDDEVPALNFLEHQLKLVKNVTILGKYTHPNITAIMDQIKRSDCVFLDVKMPELNGIELAEKLLEINPQLAIIFVTAYDRYAIQAFELNALDYLLKPVYLDRLKKTVERLDLYMRYKTAIKTLEGSHSLTIQVLGAFTFQMNESDKQIISWRTTNAQNLFIYFLHHHDKIITKDEIIELFFSNTNIEKAYSLLYVTIYQIRQALLDFSSFISIHNVQSGYMLKLHSNTCIDKEIWEEKLHTAPAINLETVEIHDHLLHSYHGPYLKNYDFVWLESERYRLEKLWVNHALKLAHYYLDHHYLEKAALWFNQTLEVMPENENAHYELMRIYAEEGFGVLVTSHYQQLIHNLEELNLPLSREIEKWYHDWKLSSKY; encoded by the coding sequence ATGAACGTAATTCTTTTTGATGATGAAGTGCCTGCACTTAATTTCTTGGAGCACCAGTTGAAATTAGTGAAGAACGTAACGATTCTTGGTAAATATACACACCCAAACATTACAGCAATAATGGATCAGATAAAGCGATCCGATTGCGTATTTCTTGATGTCAAAATGCCTGAATTAAATGGCATCGAACTAGCTGAGAAACTATTAGAAATAAATCCTCAGTTAGCGATTATTTTCGTAACAGCTTATGATAGATATGCCATTCAGGCATTTGAATTAAATGCTTTAGACTATTTGTTGAAACCTGTCTATTTAGATAGACTAAAGAAAACGGTCGAGCGCCTTGATTTATATATGCGGTATAAAACGGCCATAAAAACATTAGAAGGTTCCCATTCTTTAACTATACAAGTATTAGGAGCGTTTACATTTCAAATGAACGAGAGCGATAAGCAGATCATCTCTTGGCGAACAACGAATGCACAAAATCTGTTTATTTATTTCCTCCATCACCATGATAAAATAATCACAAAAGATGAAATAATAGAACTGTTTTTCTCTAATACAAATATAGAAAAAGCTTATTCCCTTTTATACGTAACGATTTATCAAATAAGACAGGCGCTGCTAGATTTTAGCTCCTTTATATCTATTCACAATGTCCAGAGTGGATATATGTTGAAGCTACACTCTAACACATGTATTGATAAAGAAATTTGGGAAGAAAAACTCCATACAGCTCCTGCAATAAACCTGGAAACAGTGGAGATACATGACCATTTATTACATTCCTATCATGGTCCCTATTTAAAAAATTATGATTTTGTCTGGTTAGAAAGTGAACGTTACAGATTAGAAAAATTATGGGTGAATCATGCTCTGAAGCTGGCTCATTATTATCTGGATCATCACTATTTAGAAAAGGCTGCATTATGGTTTAATCAAACACTGGAAGTGATGCCAGAGAACGAAAATGCTCATTATGAACTGATGAGAATTTACGCAGAAGAAGGTTTCGGGGTATTGGTGACCTCTCATTATCAGCAACTCATTCACAATTTAGAGGAACTGAATCTACCTTTAAGCAGAGAAATTGAAAAGTGGTATCACGATTGGAAATTATCCAGTAAATATTAG
- a CDS encoding response regulator produces MNVGLFDDELLAIDILVHQLEKLDNIHVLFTSTQPFLDEKKKMLNDIDIIFLDIEMPEISGLELAEKILAYNPYIHIVFVTGFDQYAIKAFELHALDYLLKPVSLDRLKKTIQRVTIAPFEPKDSNSIHPLHLHVLGDLSFQFEYKSEPENIKWRTAKSKELFLYLLHHEGSVVLKSKIVDTLWHHLDVEKAFSHLYVTIYHIRQALQSINKNIKIVNTEDGYQLKLHHVLLDKNEWKHLLFDTASLAKADLEEQERIMHLYKGSYLESHDYIWVEGERFELEEIWLHHAQLIADAFNQTEHQEKAIYWYTAILKKRPEDERAAFALMKIYASLHYRMLVDHQYKQLQRNLAELDLTIDPQIEAWYKNWR; encoded by the coding sequence ATGAATGTTGGTTTATTTGATGATGAATTATTAGCCATAGATATTCTTGTTCATCAACTAGAAAAATTAGATAATATCCATGTCCTCTTCACTTCTACCCAACCATTTCTTGATGAAAAGAAAAAAATGTTAAATGATATTGATATTATCTTTCTAGACATAGAAATGCCAGAAATCAGCGGGCTAGAACTAGCGGAAAAAATTCTTGCATACAACCCTTACATACACATTGTATTTGTTACAGGGTTTGATCAATATGCTATTAAAGCATTTGAATTACATGCTTTAGACTATTTACTAAAACCCGTTTCTCTTGATCGTTTAAAAAAAACTATACAACGAGTTACTATTGCCCCGTTCGAACCAAAAGACAGTAACAGTATTCACCCCTTGCATTTACATGTGCTGGGGGACCTGTCTTTTCAATTTGAGTATAAATCGGAGCCAGAGAATATTAAATGGCGGACAGCAAAATCAAAGGAATTGTTCTTATATCTGCTGCATCATGAAGGAAGTGTAGTATTAAAATCAAAAATAGTCGACACACTCTGGCATCATCTTGATGTAGAAAAGGCTTTTTCGCATTTATATGTCACTATTTATCATATTAGACAAGCCTTACAATCCATAAATAAGAACATAAAAATCGTAAATACAGAGGATGGTTATCAATTAAAGTTACACCATGTTCTTTTAGATAAAAATGAATGGAAACATCTATTATTTGATACAGCCTCACTGGCGAAAGCAGATTTAGAAGAACAAGAAAGAATAATGCACTTGTATAAAGGTAGCTATTTAGAGAGTCATGATTATATTTGGGTAGAAGGGGAAAGATTTGAACTTGAAGAAATTTGGCTCCATCATGCTCAATTAATTGCAGATGCCTTCAATCAAACAGAGCATCAAGAAAAGGCTATTTATTGGTATACTGCTATTTTAAAAAAGAGACCTGAGGACGAAAGAGCCGCTTTTGCTTTAATGAAAATATATGCTTCCTTACACTATCGAATGTTAGTAGATCATCAATATAAGCAGTTGCAAAGAAACTTAGCCGAATTAGATTTAACGATAGATCCACAAATTGAAGCATGGTATAAGAATTGGAGATAA
- a CDS encoding GGDEF domain-containing protein produces MLSYKLELLSLIIVMLLIVTIVQFIKLYQYKKMAFKDFNSELPNSHALHKFVRRSNKKKMSILYIDLDNFKRINDRFGHFVGDQVVYQLGNRMMTFKKSRQGFFRIGGDEFIFMTDYISKEDTVMLAEALLHLIAKPISIENDDDTIYVSGSIGISSGILKHNDNLLFKQADQALYRSKKLPNNKVLYFDE; encoded by the coding sequence GTGTTGAGTTACAAATTGGAATTATTGTCACTTATCATCGTCATGCTATTGATTGTCACCATTGTTCAATTCATTAAATTGTATCAATATAAGAAAATGGCCTTTAAAGATTTTAATTCGGAATTACCAAACAGTCATGCTTTACATAAATTTGTACGTAGAAGTAACAAGAAGAAAATGAGTATTCTCTACATCGATCTAGACAATTTCAAACGGATTAATGATCGATTCGGTCATTTTGTCGGTGATCAGGTAGTGTATCAACTTGGTAATAGAATGATGACATTCAAAAAATCTCGTCAAGGTTTCTTTCGTATTGGTGGAGATGAATTTATATTTATGACAGATTACATAAGTAAGGAAGATACCGTCATGTTAGCAGAAGCTTTACTGCATCTTATTGCTAAACCAATAAGTATAGAGAATGATGATGACACTATCTATGTATCAGGAAGTATTGGAATAAGTTCGGGAATTCTAAAACATAATGACAATCTATTATTTAAACAAGCAGATCAGGCATTATATCGTTCTAAAAAACTTCCCAATAATAAAGTTCTATACTTTGATGAGTAA